A window of Macrococcus sp. 19Msa1099 genomic DNA:
TCTGTGCCGAAATTAATACGACGTCATCTGGATTCATACCAAGTGCTTTCGCCTGTTTTTCAATCCATAGTTTTACACGGCGTTTGTTAATCAGTTTCGGTAATAGATCCATTTTGTTCGCAGCAATGATGACCTTCTTATTACCTACGATACGCTTTAATCCGTTAATCCATGAACCTTGAAAATCAAATACATCTATCACATTAACAATGATTCCTTGTTTTTCGCTCAATGCATTTAACATCGTTAAAAAGTCATCGCTTGTCATATTTACGTCCTGAATCTCATTATAATGCTTTAATCTAAAGCAACGTTTGCATATGACGTCTTCTTTCTTTAAACTTGAAGCAGGTACATATCCAGGTTTATTCTGATCATCTGACTGAAGTTCTGCACCGCAACCGATACATTTCATGTGTTCACTCAAATTATATTCCTCCATTATTAAACTCACTATTGTATATTTTATCATAAATGATGTTATTAGTATTGCAAGTCACAATAAAAAAGGACGAGACATACGTCCCATCCTATTTAGAAGCGGGTGATCGGAATCGAACCGACAACATCAGCTTGGAAGGCTGAGGTTTTACCACTAAACTACACCCGCATATATCAACTTTGTAAGATAATAATACAAAAATTATTTTACAAAGTAAAGGATTAATTTTACATTATCGATATAAAATTAATCCTCCCACGTGATATATCCCTTTTTCTTAAAGTACGCTAAAAACTTACGCTCCATCATACGGTTCACTCTCGTTTTCCATTCGTCGTTTGCTTTGACCGGGACGACCATAATAGAATAGAATCCATTTGAGTTGGCAGCTAGAACATCCGTCATCATCTGATCACCGATAACAACTGTTTCTGCCGGTTTCACATTCATCGCCTTTACAGCCTTCTTAAATGCTTGTCCCATTGGTTTACGTGCTCCAAAGATATAATCAACTTCAAGTGGTGTTGCAAACGTTGCTACACGTGCTTGATTGTTATTCGACACAATCGTCACTTGAATGCCTGCTTCACGCATACCATTGAACCATTTAATCACTTCAGGCGTAGCAAGTTCAACATCCCAGCCGACTAACGTATTATCGAGATCAGTTATTATTGCCTTTACACCTCTGCCTGTTAATTCTTCCGGCGTAATTTCAAATACTGACTTTGCATACTTGCTTGGTAGCAAATATTTTTTAAATATTCCCATGATACACCTCTTATATTTATTACATTTATGATACCCACTATTCCTTCTGTAAAACAAAAGAGCGAACCAAACGATTGATTCGCTCTATACAACTTATTCGATTTCTTGATTTGGAGCGTAATCTACTTCAGTTCCATTATAGATTACAAAACCGATAATAGAAGTTGCAATCACTGCTAATGCCATAATAAATATCATATATAAGCCCCCTAGCTTATTATAATGTCTCTAATAATGATTTTACAATGTTAGAACTTGATACGCAAGCTACTTTTAAAAATTGCTCGAAACTCATCTCAGCTTCACCATTTGCTAAATCACTTACAGCGCGCGTAATGATGAATGGTGTATTAAACTGATAACACGTCTGTGCAACTGCCGCTGCTTCCATCTCAACAGCCATTGCGTCAGGAAACTTCTCTAATATCGATGCTTTCATCTCAGCTGAGCCGATAAAGCTATCTCCTGAAACGATTAAACCCGTTTGTGCAGTATAGTTATGTTTGGATATCGCACGTTTAGTTTTATCTATTAGCATGTCGTCTGCTTTATAAGTTTCAGGCATCATCGGCACCTGACCTTGTGCATACCCAAATGCAGTTGCATCTACATCATGATGCAGAACATCTGTACTCACTAATACATCTCCAACCGTAAGTCCTGAACCTAAACCACCTGCACTACCTGTATTGATAATATAGTCTGGTTTAAAATTAGAAATCAGTAAAGTTGTACAAATGGCTGCATTCACTTTACCGATACCGCTTTGCATCAGAACAACTTCCTTGCCCAAAAGTAAGCCTCTATAAATTTCAACATGTGCAATTTTTTCAGTCGTTAAGTTTTGTATTTCACTTTTTAAAATTGCAACCTCTTCTTCCATCGCACCAATAATACCAATCATAATTTTCCTCCACATAAAAGGTTCAAAGGACACCTGCTCAACCTTTTCAACATTTATTTAGCTAATTTCAACAATTTTTACTCGCATTTCATTACCGTTTGGAAGCGGCACGTTCACTTCATCGCCAACTTTTTTACCAAGTAACGCTTTAGCAATTGGCGATTCATTAGAAATCTTACCTTCAAATGGATCAGCTTCTGCGCTACCGACAATCTTATATGATTCTTCTTCATTTCCAGGTACTTCTGCAAATGTTACAGTTCGACCGATTTGTACCTCTGACTTTGAACCGTCATCTTCAATGATTACAGCATGACGTAACATCATTTCGATTTTTGTAATTTCCTGTTCAACGAAACCCTGCTCATCCTTTGCTGCATCATACTCAGAGTTCTCAGACAAATCACCGAAGCTACGCGCAACCTTAATTTTTTCTACAACTTCAGGACGACGTACTGTCTTCAAATGTTCTAATTCAACTTCTAATTTGTCAAAACCTTCTTGTGTCATTGGGTACTCTTTTTGCATTTCCATAAATAATCCTTCTTTCCTAATTCTAAACTTGAATTAATGATTGTATTTTTGTTGTCATTATATCGATTGCAACTGAATTACTTCCACCTTCTGGAATGATAATATCAGCATATTTCTTGGTTGGCTCGATAAACTGATTATGCATCGGTCTTACCACCGTCAAATACTGATCGATAACAGATTCCATCGTGCGTCCGCGATCTTTAATATCTCTGACGATACGACGCAGTATTCTTAGATCGGCATCGGTATCTACATAGATCTTCACATCCATGAGGTCACGAAGATCGCTATTTTCCAGTGCAAAAATGCCTTCTACTATAATAACATCTTTTGGTTCAAATGTAATCGTTTTCTCACTTCTTGTATGATTTGAATAATCATATGTCGGAACTTCTACCGTCTTACCATTACGCAAATCTTTCAAGTTTTGAATGAGCAGTTCATTATCAAACGCAAAAGGATGATCATAGTTTGTTTTTAGACGTTCTTCAAAGGTGAGATGATCCTGATTTTTGTAATAGTAATCCTGCTCAATGAGAGCAACACTATATCCTTCTAGATTCTTTAATATCTTAGATGTCACGGAAGTTTTACCTGAACCTGATCCTCCCGCAATGCCGATAATCGTCGTTTTGCTCATCAGTTCAGTTCCTTCCTCATCATATTCATCGGATAGACCGGATGATCTACTTTAATTTGTACAATTTGTAACGGGTGGCGGGCAGCATCTAATACATTGCCCTCTTCATCGACAATTTCAGTTACAACTTGTCTGAAATTTTCAATTTCCGGACCGAAAAATTCAATTTCCTGACCTGGTTTAAAGTTATTACGTTGCTGAATGGTCGCAATTTGAGTTGTTTCATCATAGTCTAGTACTAAACCACAGAAATCATATGGTGTTTTCTTAGATTGCTCGTGTCCAAACATCTGCTCTTCAAATCCTGGTACACCTTCAAAGAAAGCAGAGGCTGTATCACGGTTCGCACATTTATCAAGCTCGACTAACCATTCTGGATCAATCTTAAAGTTTTCCGGGTCATTGACATAAGCATCAATGACCTTACGATAAACGGATACAACCGTTGCAATATAATGGATTGATTTCATACGTCCTTCAATTTTAAGTGAGTCAACACCGATATCAATCATCTTCGGAATGCTTTCAATAAGCTTCAAGTCTTTTGGACTCATTGCAAATGGTGTTACGTTATCTCCTTCATAAGCTACATCCAGTTCACCATCATTAACTGTAATAAGATCATAATCCCAGCGACAGCTCTGACAACAGCCACCACGGTTTGAGTCTCGTGCTGTCATATGGTTACTTAATGTACAGCGCCCAGAATATGCAATACACATTGCACCATGAATAAACGCTTCAATCTCGATGTCTATTTTCTCTTTCATTTCTTTTATTTCTTCTGCGCTAGTCTCACGTGCTAATACAACACGCTCTAACCCTTCAGATTTCCAGTACTCAAC
This region includes:
- the greA gene encoding transcription elongation factor GreA; this encodes MEMQKEYPMTQEGFDKLEVELEHLKTVRRPEVVEKIKVARSFGDLSENSEYDAAKDEQGFVEQEITKIEMMLRHAVIIEDDGSKSEVQIGRTVTFAEVPGNEEESYKIVGSAEADPFEGKISNESPIAKALLGKKVGDEVNVPLPNGNEMRVKIVEIS
- the mtnN gene encoding 5'-methylthioadenosine/S-adenosylhomocysteine nucleosidase; this encodes MIGIIGAMEEEVAILKSEIQNLTTEKIAHVEIYRGLLLGKEVVLMQSGIGKVNAAICTTLLISNFKPDYIINTGSAGGLGSGLTVGDVLVSTDVLHHDVDATAFGYAQGQVPMMPETYKADDMLIDKTKRAISKHNYTAQTGLIVSGDSFIGSAEMKASILEKFPDAMAVEMEAAAVAQTCYQFNTPFIITRAVSDLANGEAEMSFEQFLKVACVSSSNIVKSLLETL
- the udk gene encoding uridine kinase; protein product: MSKTTIIGIAGGSGSGKTSVTSKILKNLEGYSVALIEQDYYYKNQDHLTFEERLKTNYDHPFAFDNELLIQNLKDLRNGKTVEVPTYDYSNHTRSEKTITFEPKDVIIVEGIFALENSDLRDLMDVKIYVDTDADLRILRRIVRDIKDRGRTMESVIDQYLTVVRPMHNQFIEPTKKYADIIIPEGGSNSVAIDIMTTKIQSLIQV
- a CDS encoding U32 family peptidase, with protein sequence MKTEMEIINQQPKIKKPELLAPAGNLEKLKIAVHYGADAVFLGGQEYGLRSNADNFTIEEIKEGVEFANRYGAKIYITTNIIAHDENMPGLEEYLQKLEGAGATGIIVADPLIIETCKRVAPKLEIHLSTQQSLSNVKAVEYWKSEGLERVVLARETSAEEIKEMKEKIDIEIEAFIHGAMCIAYSGRCTLSNHMTARDSNRGGCCQSCRWDYDLITVNDGELDVAYEGDNVTPFAMSPKDLKLIESIPKMIDIGVDSLKIEGRMKSIHYIATVVSVYRKVIDAYVNDPENFKIDPEWLVELDKCANRDTASAFFEGVPGFEEQMFGHEQSKKTPYDFCGLVLDYDETTQIATIQQRNNFKPGQEIEFFGPEIENFRQVVTEIVDEEGNVLDAARHPLQIVQIKVDHPVYPMNMMRKELN
- a CDS encoding YqeG family HAD IIIA-type phosphatase, which translates into the protein MGIFKKYLLPSKYAKSVFEITPEELTGRGVKAIITDLDNTLVGWDVELATPEVIKWFNGMREAGIQVTIVSNNNQARVATFATPLEVDYIFGARKPMGQAFKKAVKAMNVKPAETVVIGDQMMTDVLAANSNGFYSIMVVPVKANDEWKTRVNRMMERKFLAYFKKKGYITWED